Proteins found in one Nitrosopumilus maritimus SCM1 genomic segment:
- a CDS encoding helix-turn-helix transcriptional regulator, translating to MVDFEYTSAEFLELASEIRLKILFDLIQKPSRLTTLAKKYNVSPQEIHRNFERMVNSGLIRKQENNFYTLTTFGRSISTQIHSFSYLSQNKKYLQTHDFGNIPPKFLRRIGDLSNSKEIVGVSKVLETWKKIYRTSDEYIFNILSETPLDLIELMIRRVKRGVKYRHIISENASIPAGRKKLLEKSGFYPLLESGKIERRMLKTVQVSVILNEHSAGLMFPDLSGKPDLRSMFYSQDEAFREWCLDYFKHYWNISDAFKEFKLKE from the coding sequence ATGGTAGACTTTGAATACACATCTGCAGAATTTTTAGAACTTGCCAGCGAAATTAGATTAAAAATTTTATTTGATTTGATTCAAAAACCATCAAGACTTACTACGTTGGCAAAAAAATACAATGTATCGCCCCAGGAAATACACAGAAATTTTGAACGCATGGTCAACTCTGGACTGATAAGAAAACAAGAGAACAATTTCTACACACTTACAACTTTTGGAAGATCAATTAGCACTCAGATACACTCATTTTCATATTTGTCTCAAAACAAGAAATATCTGCAAACTCATGACTTTGGAAACATTCCTCCAAAATTCCTGCGACGCATAGGTGATCTTAGCAATTCAAAGGAAATTGTAGGCGTATCCAAGGTGCTTGAAACATGGAAGAAAATCTACAGGACGTCTGATGAGTATATCTTCAACATATTGTCAGAAACTCCCTTGGATCTGATTGAATTGATGATAAGACGTGTAAAGCGTGGCGTAAAGTACCGTCATATCATCTCTGAGAATGCGTCAATTCCTGCAGGGCGCAAGAAACTCTTGGAGAAATCCGGCTTTTATCCATTGCTGGAATCCGGAAAGATCGAAAGAAGGATGCTAAAAACAGTTCAGGTGTCTGTAATTCTAAACGAGCATTCTGCAGGATTGATGTTTCCTGATTTGAGTGGAAAACCAGACCTGCGTTCCATGTTCTACAGTCAGGATGAGGCATTTAGAGAGTGGTGTCTGGATTATTTCAAACACTATTGGAACATATCAGATGCATTCAAGGAGTTTAAATTAAAAGAATAA
- a CDS encoding transcription initiation factor IIB, with the protein MSSQEIKCPRCGKNALVTDVESSEIFCSNCGIVVEEKTNDRRPERAFANSTTDKSHTGDKTSLTRHDRGLSTVINPFDKDSAGSPLSASMKSSMTRLRKWDNRSRIKTNDDRNLQQALLELSKMKEKLSLSDAIAEKASYIYRKALEKKLVKGRSIASLVAACLYAACRESEAPRTLREVAASIGIKRKEISATYRLIFKELDLKMPVIDSVSCIAKIASNAELSEKTKRYAIKILKKAEKQNMSAGKHPMGLAASALYLASIDLEEFRTQKEIADAAGITEVTVRNRCKGLKQMI; encoded by the coding sequence ATGAGTTCACAAGAAATCAAATGTCCTAGATGTGGAAAAAACGCGCTAGTCACTGATGTTGAATCGTCAGAAATATTTTGTTCAAATTGCGGTATTGTGGTTGAAGAGAAAACTAATGACCGCAGACCCGAAAGAGCATTTGCAAATTCAACTACCGATAAATCCCATACTGGCGACAAGACATCTTTGACAAGACATGACAGGGGACTTAGCACTGTGATTAACCCCTTTGACAAAGATTCTGCTGGAAGTCCCTTGTCTGCGTCAATGAAATCATCCATGACACGACTCCGGAAATGGGATAATCGAAGTCGCATAAAGACCAATGATGACAGAAATTTGCAACAAGCACTGCTGGAATTGTCAAAAATGAAAGAAAAATTGTCCTTGTCTGACGCAATTGCTGAAAAAGCATCGTACATCTATAGAAAGGCACTGGAGAAAAAACTGGTCAAGGGGCGTTCTATTGCATCTCTTGTTGCAGCTTGTCTTTATGCCGCATGCCGTGAATCAGAAGCTCCCAGGACACTCCGAGAAGTTGCAGCATCCATAGGAATTAAACGCAAAGAAATCTCTGCAACATACCGGCTCATATTCAAAGAGTTAGACCTTAAAATGCCCGTAATTGACTCTGTCTCCTGTATTGCAAAAATTGCAAGCAATGCAGAACTGTCTGAGAAAACAAAAAGATATGCCATAAAAATTCTAAAAAAGGCAGAAAAACAAAACATGTCTGCAGGGAAGCATCCTATGGGACTGGCTGCCTCTGCATTATACCTGGCGTCAATAGATTTGGAGGAATTTAGGACTCAAAAAGAAATTGCAGATGCAGCGGGAATCACAGAGGTTACTGTCAGAAACAGATGCAAAGGTCTCAAACAAATGATCTAA
- a CDS encoding transcription initiation factor IIB codes for MKQVLEYCFKNNHTSPITDITTGEICCSDCGTVIVEKTIDRSNGLPANTKEDFMNRTQYGPPTKIAISDMSKTSMISKKNQDSAGQKLHSDAKRHFSRLRLWDSRSKSDRAERNLVKAFSILDAYASNLGIPENAKEHAAYIYRKALEKNLIRGSSIHTMVAGSVYVTCKQLGIPRSADDTTRVSNISRRRLSKAYKRLVKNLDLKIDPSETDFVTQVANSLSVSEKTKRLAIKIINDVKKEKIHVGKRPLGITAAAVYLSAINYDEPKSMAKISKVTNISTVTIRKIIKLVRPFAAKYIKSIDVGITQ; via the coding sequence ATGAAGCAAGTTCTGGAATATTGTTTTAAGAACAACCACACATCTCCGATTACAGACATCACTACAGGTGAGATTTGCTGCAGTGATTGTGGTACAGTTATTGTTGAAAAAACTATTGACCGTTCAAACGGTTTACCTGCCAATACAAAAGAAGATTTTATGAATAGAACTCAATACGGCCCTCCAACTAAAATTGCAATCTCAGACATGTCAAAGACATCAATGATTTCAAAGAAAAACCAGGATTCTGCAGGACAAAAACTGCACAGTGATGCAAAAAGGCATTTTTCACGACTAAGATTGTGGGATTCACGCAGCAAGTCTGACAGAGCCGAAAGAAATCTTGTAAAAGCATTTTCAATACTAGACGCATATGCAAGTAATTTGGGCATTCCAGAAAACGCAAAAGAACATGCAGCATATATCTACAGAAAGGCACTGGAGAAGAACCTCATAAGAGGAAGCTCAATTCATACAATGGTAGCAGGCTCTGTTTATGTGACATGCAAGCAACTTGGAATTCCGAGAAGTGCAGACGATACAACAAGAGTGTCCAACATCAGCAGAAGAAGGTTGTCAAAAGCATACAAACGTCTTGTAAAAAATCTGGACCTGAAAATTGATCCTTCAGAAACAGATTTTGTGACGCAGGTTGCCAACTCATTGTCTGTCAGTGAAAAAACAAAACGGCTTGCAATAAAAATAATCAACGATGTCAAAAAAGAAAAAATACATGTAGGAAAAAGACCTCTTGGGATTACGGCTGCAGCTGTGTATCTTTCTGCAATAAATTATGACGAGCCAAAGTCCATGGCAAAAATTTCAAAGGTAACCAACATAAGCACAGTTACAATTAGAAAAATAATAAAACTAGTAAGACCATTTGCTGCCAAATACATCAAAAGCATTGATGTTGGAATAACACAGTAA
- a CDS encoding mechanosensitive ion channel domain-containing protein — MALEIHAIISILVTVVAIASAKLVDFYKFKKLEGSYKALVVIILLIVIAEGIYLSINFDLLTYALETVTSLSAILIFAAFVYLNKLQNAASGISIALSTNIHVGSKIEIENRKGTILKLGLTKTIIEIDEDKKRIWIPNKKFDEVLVSISRKEQKPSTINLENKN, encoded by the coding sequence ATGGCTTTAGAAATCCATGCAATAATATCAATTCTAGTTACTGTTGTTGCCATTGCATCTGCAAAACTTGTTGATTTTTACAAGTTCAAAAAGCTAGAAGGATCCTACAAGGCACTAGTCGTCATTATATTGTTAATAGTTATTGCAGAGGGAATCTATCTTTCAATAAATTTTGATCTTCTAACGTATGCCTTGGAGACTGTAACGTCCCTTAGTGCAATACTGATTTTTGCAGCATTTGTGTATCTCAACAAATTACAAAATGCCGCATCTGGCATAAGCATAGCATTAAGCACAAACATTCATGTCGGTTCCAAGATTGAAATAGAAAATCGCAAAGGAACTATTCTCAAGCTGGGTTTGACAAAAACAATAATTGAGATTGATGAAGATAAAAAAAGAATCTGGATTCCAAATAAAAAATTTGACGAGGTTCTTGTTTCAATTTCTCGCAAAGAACAAAAACCCTCTACGATTAATCTAGAAAATAAAAACTAG
- the thpD gene encoding ectoine hydroxylase yields the protein MYQNNTEMDFYPTRMNSESKIIPRTDPVVYPSSLTSLTRKQEDFFEKNGYLVFENLFSIDEVTALLDELKALSKDDSKKELPQFILEETKKDVRSIFEIHKLSEIFSRLCKDSRLVDVAQQLLGSKVYVHQSRVNLKPGFDGKEFYWHSDFETWHSEDGMPNMRAVSCSVSLTKNYEFNGPLMVIPGSHKEFVSCSGTTPDKHYKQSLKRQEIGTPDKKILEDMVEKGGIVSAKGDAGSAIFFDCNIMHGSNGNISPYPRSNAFIVFNSIHNKLITPFCGLEPRPNYIGSREFSVLDPIENFLN from the coding sequence ATGTATCAAAATAACACTGAAATGGATTTTTATCCAACAAGAATGAATTCTGAATCAAAAATTATCCCAAGGACTGATCCTGTGGTATATCCAAGTTCTTTAACCTCTTTGACTAGGAAACAAGAGGATTTTTTTGAGAAAAACGGATATCTTGTATTTGAGAATCTGTTTTCTATAGATGAGGTGACTGCATTACTTGATGAACTAAAGGCATTGTCAAAAGATGACTCTAAAAAAGAACTGCCTCAATTCATCTTGGAGGAAACAAAAAAAGATGTACGTTCCATATTTGAAATACATAAACTAAGTGAGATTTTTAGCAGACTTTGCAAAGACAGTAGACTTGTAGATGTGGCTCAGCAGCTTTTAGGAAGCAAAGTGTACGTACATCAATCCCGAGTTAATCTGAAACCTGGATTTGATGGAAAAGAGTTCTACTGGCATTCGGACTTTGAGACGTGGCACTCTGAGGATGGCATGCCAAACATGCGTGCTGTCTCGTGCTCTGTCAGTCTTACAAAAAACTATGAGTTTAACGGTCCTCTGATGGTCATTCCAGGATCTCACAAAGAATTTGTCTCGTGTTCTGGTACAACTCCTGACAAACACTACAAACAATCCCTAAAAAGACAAGAGATAGGTACTCCTGACAAGAAAATCCTTGAGGATATGGTAGAAAAAGGAGGAATTGTATCTGCCAAAGGTGATGCAGGCTCTGCAATATTCTTTGACTGCAATATCATGCATGGCTCTAATGGAAATATTTCCCCTTATCCGCGAAGCAACGCGTTTATTGTATTCAATAGTATTCACAATAAACTAATCACACCATTTTGTGGATTGGAACCTCGCCCCAACTACATTGGATCCAGAGAGTTTTCTGTATTGGATCCTATAGAAAACTTTCTAAACTAA
- a CDS encoding ectoine synthase has protein sequence MIVRNIDSLHDAERKVTSDNWSSTRLLLKDDGMGFSFHQTTVFPKTETKIWYKHHLEAVFCLEGVGEIEEEDGTRHEIHPGTIYALDKHDKHVLRAFSEMKMICVFNPPLVGPETHDTQGVYPLLTEK, from the coding sequence ATGATTGTCCGTAACATTGACTCGTTGCATGATGCAGAAAGAAAAGTCACTTCTGATAATTGGTCTAGCACAAGACTGTTGCTAAAAGATGATGGGATGGGATTTTCGTTTCACCAGACAACTGTTTTTCCCAAAACAGAAACAAAGATTTGGTACAAGCATCACCTCGAAGCTGTGTTTTGTCTGGAAGGAGTCGGCGAAATTGAAGAAGAAGACGGGACTAGACATGAAATTCATCCAGGAACAATTTATGCATTAGACAAACATGACAAGCATGTACTACGCGCATTTTCAGAAATGAAGATGATATGCGTCTTTAATCCTCCACTTGTGGGTCCTGAAACTCATGATACCCAAGGAGTGTATCCATTATTAACGGAGAAGTAA
- the ectB gene encoding diaminobutyrate--2-oxoglutarate transaminase — protein sequence MKQINTIESQVRSYCRAYPVMFEKAKDHLLIDKDGKKYFDFLCGAGSLNYGHNNHILKKEIIDYLNEDGITHSLDLATRSKEDFLNSFSKYILEPRNLDYKLQFTGPTGTNAVEAAFKIARKITGRTKIISFTNGFHGVTLGALAATGNSHHRGGSGIPLNDVVFMPYDGYMGKKLNTIDYLRRLLEDNSSGVDLPAAVVLETVQGEGGINIASSKWLQSLQELCKEFGILVIVDDIQVGCGRTGSFFSFEGMGIEPDMITLSKSLSGFGLPFSLLLLKPGIDKWEPGEHNGTFRGNNMAFVTAKTAIEQYWANDDLEKQIATKSNILKHRLEEISDEFPSSDIQVRGKGMVYGIDCILEDLASEIKQKCFENGLILETCGPDDQVVKLLPPLTISESNLTKGLDILEKSIKEVMQESDFDKKLTMVTVQK from the coding sequence ATGAAACAAATCAACACAATTGAATCTCAGGTGAGATCCTACTGTAGGGCATATCCTGTAATGTTTGAAAAAGCAAAAGATCATCTCTTAATTGACAAAGACGGAAAAAAATATTTTGACTTTCTTTGCGGTGCTGGGTCATTGAATTATGGACACAACAACCACATACTCAAAAAAGAAATCATTGATTATCTGAACGAAGATGGCATCACCCATAGTTTGGATCTTGCAACAAGATCAAAAGAAGATTTCTTGAATTCATTTTCAAAATACATTTTGGAGCCAAGAAATTTGGATTACAAATTACAATTTACTGGCCCTACTGGCACTAATGCTGTAGAGGCGGCATTTAAAATTGCAAGAAAAATTACTGGCAGAACAAAAATAATTTCTTTTACAAACGGCTTTCACGGCGTAACGCTGGGAGCGCTTGCAGCTACGGGAAACAGTCATCATAGAGGTGGTTCTGGAATTCCTCTAAATGATGTCGTGTTTATGCCGTATGATGGTTACATGGGAAAGAAACTAAACACAATTGATTATCTTAGACGCTTACTAGAAGACAACAGCAGCGGAGTTGATCTTCCTGCAGCTGTAGTCTTAGAAACTGTTCAAGGTGAGGGTGGAATTAATATTGCAAGCTCAAAATGGCTTCAATCATTACAAGAACTGTGCAAAGAATTTGGAATTTTGGTGATAGTTGATGACATCCAAGTCGGCTGTGGAAGAACTGGAAGCTTTTTCAGCTTTGAAGGGATGGGGATAGAGCCAGACATGATAACCTTGTCAAAATCACTTAGTGGTTTTGGATTGCCATTTTCATTACTGCTGTTAAAGCCTGGCATAGACAAATGGGAGCCTGGTGAACACAATGGCACGTTTAGGGGAAACAATATGGCTTTTGTTACTGCAAAAACTGCCATTGAGCAATACTGGGCAAATGATGATCTTGAAAAACAAATTGCCACAAAATCTAATATTCTAAAACATAGGTTAGAGGAAATATCCGATGAATTTCCTTCTTCAGATATTCAGGTTAGGGGGAAGGGAATGGTGTATGGTATTGATTGCATACTAGAAGATTTGGCTAGCGAAATTAAACAAAAATGCTTTGAAAACGGTCTGATATTGGAGACATGCGGTCCTGATGATCAGGTTGTAAAACTTCTTCCACCTCTGACCATTTCCGAAAGCAATCTGACAAAGGGGTTGGATATTTTGGAAAAAAGCATCAAAGAAGTTATGCAAGAATCTGATTTTGATAAAAAATTGACTATGGTGACTGTGCAAAAATGA
- the ectA gene encoding diaminobutyrate acetyltransferase has product MTSITFREPRVDDANKIWELVQNNKPLDENSKYLYVLLCHQFSKTCVVAEYDSKIVGFLSGFISPKNHDTLFVWQAAVDDSYRNKGVAKELVFKAFSQTDYDVRFVEATVTPSNKASLKFLQNFAAQLDADFVKTPLFSSDVLGDGHEQEDLVRIGPIQKSLLEVTA; this is encoded by the coding sequence ATGACTTCTATTACATTTAGAGAGCCTCGAGTTGATGACGCTAACAAGATTTGGGAGTTGGTGCAAAACAACAAGCCTCTTGACGAGAATTCTAAATACCTCTATGTGCTCTTGTGCCACCAATTTTCAAAAACATGCGTAGTTGCAGAATATGATTCAAAAATTGTTGGATTTCTTTCAGGCTTTATCTCTCCAAAAAACCATGATACCCTCTTTGTCTGGCAGGCAGCAGTAGATGACTCGTATAGAAACAAGGGCGTGGCAAAAGAGCTTGTCTTTAAAGCATTTTCTCAAACGGATTATGATGTTAGATTTGTAGAGGCTACCGTCACTCCTTCTAACAAGGCATCTTTGAAATTTTTACAAAACTTTGCAGCACAACTGGATGCTGATTTTGTAAAGACTCCGTTGTTTTCATCAGATGTGTTGGGTGATGGCCACGAGCAAGAAGATCTAGTAAGGATTGGTCCTATTCAAAAAAGTCTTTTGGAGGTTACCGCATGA
- a CDS encoding translation initiation factor eIF-1A, translating to MGKRQIKNESALKKIKLPETQEEMFGRVIKMMGGENVMVKCSDNIARRGRIRGKLKRRVWIRDNDVVIIAPWEFGKEQRGDILWRYTLPQVDWLKQNKYIPLDF from the coding sequence ATGGGAAAACGCCAAATAAAAAACGAAAGTGCTCTAAAAAAGATCAAACTTCCTGAAACACAGGAGGAGATGTTTGGCAGAGTTATCAAAATGATGGGCGGAGAAAATGTCATGGTAAAATGCTCTGACAACATAGCAAGAAGAGGAAGGATAAGAGGTAAGCTGAAAAGAAGGGTATGGATCAGAGACAACGACGTGGTAATCATTGCGCCTTGGGAATTTGGCAAGGAACAAAGAGGAGATATTTTATGGAGATATACATTGCCTCAAGTAGACTGGTTAAAACAAAACAAGTACATCCCGTTGGATTTTTAG
- a CDS encoding cache domain-containing protein, with amino-acid sequence MGSFVSISTKLIFLVLAISITSIAVTTGLAYNFADSIIKENFKESLKDESETRGNTIASIIESRIDKLGNFAQNESLVSSFDVLIPVLDDVSFNRALEEQTPLLHHEFHSFQLNEFEAGIRDLQIINMRGKPIFSLNEQVDPLKYVKGNYKVSEPTVEFVQSLDKSRIMKISLPVYSDSGKQEAVMIATMGTSIFDDILMNRFGLHDTGEVYLVNHNRMMISESIFLENTPFNQKVDTFAVSECFENGNNVEASEYTDYRNVDIFGYSYCKPDLGFVLLTEVDEAGILKPITELQTNIVIVGISLIIVASIVTFVLSKRISKPIIKLRDASKQLSAGNFEVRTNIQTNDEIEELSTSFDNMAKTLQETISAIGKRENIIKQQQDILLKFSEQKREGYVCLVDLVGSLKLTQNLSDDKKKRYTEIFTESVLPIIKKHEGIPIKIIDDAILFYFPISADNLESLSNTLNCCLEITKLEHELNEKTASENLPGLAYRISSAFGSVNESKTSDSKLDDIFGEPVNAVFKINQYALPNTVVVDHSIYEKASESGFEFTKIARSIIKGLEFTIFVVSSKF; translated from the coding sequence ATGGGTTCATTTGTAAGCATCAGTACAAAATTAATTTTTTTAGTGCTTGCAATTAGCATAACATCCATTGCAGTAACTACTGGGCTGGCATACAATTTTGCAGATTCAATTATCAAAGAAAATTTCAAAGAATCACTCAAAGATGAATCTGAAACTAGAGGAAATACAATAGCCTCAATCATTGAATCAAGAATTGACAAGTTGGGAAACTTTGCACAAAACGAATCCCTTGTTAGTTCATTTGATGTTTTAATTCCTGTGTTGGATGATGTTTCCTTTAACAGGGCTTTAGAAGAGCAAACCCCACTACTGCACCATGAATTTCACTCATTCCAGTTAAATGAGTTTGAAGCAGGTATTCGTGATCTTCAAATTATTAACATGCGAGGAAAGCCCATTTTTTCATTAAACGAGCAGGTTGACCCTCTGAAATATGTTAAAGGAAACTACAAGGTATCAGAACCCACTGTAGAGTTTGTACAATCTTTAGATAAATCGCGCATTATGAAAATCTCATTACCCGTTTATTCTGATTCTGGAAAGCAAGAAGCAGTAATGATTGCAACAATGGGAACTTCGATTTTTGACGACATTTTGATGAATAGATTTGGCTTACATGATACAGGAGAAGTGTACCTTGTTAATCATAACAGAATGATGATTTCAGAATCAATATTTCTGGAAAACACTCCTTTTAATCAAAAAGTAGATACGTTTGCTGTCTCAGAATGCTTTGAGAACGGAAACAATGTAGAAGCATCAGAGTATACTGATTATAGGAATGTGGATATTTTTGGATACTCTTATTGTAAACCTGATTTAGGATTTGTTTTGCTTACAGAAGTGGATGAAGCAGGCATACTCAAACCAATAACTGAACTACAAACTAACATAGTGATTGTTGGAATTAGCCTCATAATTGTTGCAAGTATAGTCACATTTGTTCTCTCAAAGAGAATCTCAAAACCCATCATCAAATTACGTGATGCATCAAAACAACTATCTGCAGGCAACTTTGAGGTCAGAACAAATATTCAGACAAATGATGAGATTGAAGAATTATCTACATCATTTGATAACATGGCAAAGACTTTGCAAGAGACAATATCTGCAATTGGAAAACGAGAAAATATTATCAAACAACAGCAAGATATTCTCTTAAAGTTCTCTGAACAAAAAAGAGAAGGATATGTGTGTCTTGTTGACTTGGTAGGGTCACTCAAGTTGACACAAAATCTTTCTGATGATAAGAAAAAACGCTACACTGAAATCTTTACAGAGTCTGTTCTTCCAATTATCAAAAAACACGAAGGAATACCAATCAAAATCATAGATGATGCAATCTTGTTCTACTTCCCAATCTCTGCTGATAATCTGGAATCTCTATCAAATACTTTGAATTGTTGTCTAGAGATTACAAAGCTAGAGCATGAACTCAATGAGAAAACAGCTTCTGAAAACCTTCCTGGACTAGCGTATAGAATCAGCTCTGCATTTGGGTCAGTAAATGAATCTAAGACCTCTGATTCAAAATTGGATGATATTTTTGGAGAGCCTGTAAATGCTGTCTTTAAGATTAATCAGTACGCACTGCCTAATACTGTAGTAGTAGATCATTCTATCTATGAAAAGGCAAGTGAATCTGGTTTTGAATTTACCAAAATTGCTAGAAGTATAATCAAAGGTTTGGAATTTACTATTTTTGTGGTATCCTCCAAGTTCTAA
- a CDS encoding DUF6659 family protein: MDYERICKDILHFDSKIRFCGVTNAKSELIASISKNPEEKFLSKDEMMMSIHYTLDRSEKHTNLSYKIGNEKSAVIEYDKVTMITIPLEKKELLLISTEPEADYYKIIAKARESLS; this comes from the coding sequence ATGGATTACGAAAGGATTTGCAAGGATATTTTACATTTTGACTCTAAAATTCGATTTTGTGGGGTTACAAATGCAAAAAGTGAGTTAATTGCAAGCATTTCCAAAAATCCTGAAGAGAAATTTCTTAGCAAAGACGAAATGATGATGTCAATTCATTATACGCTGGATAGGTCTGAAAAGCATACCAATCTATCATACAAGATAGGTAATGAAAAATCAGCAGTGATTGAATATGATAAAGTTACAATGATTACTATTCCTCTTGAAAAAAAAGAATTATTGTTAATCAGTACTGAGCCAGAAGCAGACTATTACAAGATTATTGCTAAAGCAAGAGAATCACTTTCTTAA